In Palaemon carinicauda isolate YSFRI2023 chromosome 28, ASM3689809v2, whole genome shotgun sequence, a single genomic region encodes these proteins:
- the LOC137621721 gene encoding peptidyl-prolyl cis-trans isomerase G-like, with the protein MFGSSSEDDFPKRGWSQTSRPLKREFDQHPSRTSQAGCSHWKNGKESNPERFSSEGSSPSKHPARTLENSPAVEQLSELGMTSFHAPSPPSDWISPAVRSKRSVSGGEDEIAISISQDSNFKMLQEMQQKLSSFMKGYQNMESSSLNTKWRKAESRGTLVDQVSERVVRAATRRDEREIKRSTREVDRSGFQEVKRTPNRGAVHALSSDSDHPAESVFKRSARRDVERALERPPIKRSTERERPPRYDLERDVRRPPIECSTECKRPLGRDVELDVKRSHIARSSERKCPSIERSPEREHPPERDARRPPIERSSELKHPPIERSAEHVRPPGRDVERSSGCERALVCNIERPLVCDVEQQTSRQDIDHNTMLLNSDRADRERSEERQDFLSEEEADVPLSPSEPFEELSKDTYIHIPRHFPQFWGVADINK; encoded by the coding sequence ATGTTTGGCTCATCATCAGAGGATGATTTTCCTAAAAGAGGTTGGAGTCAAACTTCTAGGCCTCTTAAGAGGGAATTTGACCAACATCCTTCCAGGACATCGCAAGCCGGCTGTAGTCATTGGAAAAACGGCAAGGAAAGCAACCCTGAACGTTTTTCGTCGGAAGGAAGCTCGCCTTCCAAGCATCCTGCTAGGACTTTAGAAAATAGTCCTGCTGTTGAACAATTATCCGAACTGGGCATGACATCGTTTCATGCTCCTTCGCCTCCTTCAGATTGGATCTCGCCCGCTGTTCGCTCTAAGCGATCTGTGAGCGGTGGAGAGGACGAAATTGCGATTAGTATTTCGCAAGACTCTAATTTTAAGATGTTACAGGAAATGCAGCAGAAGCTTTCATCATTTATGAAAGGTTACCAGAATATGGAATCCTCCTCTCTTAACACTAAATGGCGCAAGGCGGAGAGTCGGGGAACGCTTGTTGATCAAGTTTCTGAACGCGTTGTGCGTGCAGCTACGCGCAGAGATGAACGAGAAATTAAACGTTCTACACGTGAAGTTGATCGCTCTGGCTTTCAGGAAGTTAAGCGTACTCCTAATAGAGGTGCTGTTCACGCGCTAAGCAGTGATAGTGATCATCCTGCTGAAAGCGTTTTCAAGCGTTCAGCAAGGCGTGATGTCGAGCGGGCTCTTGAGCGTCCTCCCATCAAGCGTTCAACAGAACGCGAGCGTCCTCCACGATATGACCTCGAGCGTGATGTCAGGCGTCCTCCCATCGAGTGTTCAACAGAATGCAAGCGTCCTCTAGGGCGTGACGTCGAGCTTGACGTCAAGCGTTCTCACATTGCGCGTTCATCAGAGCGCAAGTGTCCTTCTATCGAGCGTTCACCTGAACGCGAGCATCCTCCAGAGCGTGACGCCAggcgtcctcccatcgagcgttcatCGGAGCTCAAGCatcctcccatcgagcgttcagCAGAACACGTGCGTCCTCCGGGGCGTGATGTCGAGCGTTCTTCAGGGTGTGAACGTGCTCTAGTATGTAACATCGAGCGGCCTCTTGTATGCGATGTTGAACAGCAAACATCCAGACAGGACATTGATCATAATACAATGCTTCTTAACTCTGATCGCGCGGATCGCGAGCGTTCCGAGGAGCGGCAAGACTTTTTATCGGAGGAAGAGGCTGATGTTCCTCTTTC